Proteins encoded by one window of Maliibacterium massiliense:
- a CDS encoding septum site-determining protein MinC, whose amino-acid sequence MSAPLRWRGTRQGACLQVQAMRDAETMGQAAVDMLLQMPCPMEGELCIRGIDPQLADTCRIVQEAVGRWFPHLTLRFEAPRSLEGAVLCPRTDAPARTLVLQGGVRSGQVVRAPGDILVLGNVNAGARLIAGGNIAVMGCLRGLAHAGAGGRTDVCVTASSMQAGQLRIAGRIALCAADAGPHCARLAGEHIVLAPVEGI is encoded by the coding sequence ATGAGCGCGCCCCTTCGCTGGCGCGGCACGCGCCAGGGTGCCTGCCTGCAGGTGCAGGCGATGCGCGATGCCGAGACGATGGGACAGGCCGCGGTGGACATGCTTTTGCAGATGCCCTGCCCCATGGAGGGGGAGCTGTGCATCCGCGGCATCGATCCCCAGCTTGCGGATACCTGCCGCATCGTGCAAGAAGCGGTGGGGCGGTGGTTTCCCCACCTGACGCTGCGCTTTGAAGCGCCGCGCTCGCTGGAGGGCGCGGTGCTGTGCCCGCGCACCGACGCGCCGGCGCGCACGCTGGTTCTGCAGGGCGGGGTGCGCAGCGGCCAGGTGGTGCGCGCGCCGGGGGATATCCTGGTGCTGGGCAACGTCAACGCGGGCGCACGCCTGATTGCGGGCGGCAATATCGCGGTGATGGGCTGTCTGCGGGGGCTGGCGCACGCGGGTGCGGGCGGCAGGACAGACGTGTGCGTCACAGCCAGCAGCATGCAGGCGGGTCAGCTGCGCATCGCAGGGCGCATCGCCCTGTGCGCGGCAGACGCGGGGCCCCACTGCGCCCGCCTTGCGGGTGAACACATCGTGCTTGCGCCCGTGGAGGGCATTTAA